The Halopiger aswanensis nucleotide sequence GACCACGACGTGCCGCTGTTCGTCGACAACACCTTCGCGACACCGTACCTGTGCCAGCCGCTCGAGCACGGCGCGGACCTGGTCTGGAACTCGACGACGAAGTGGCTCCACGGCGCCGGCTCGACGGTCGGCGGTATCTTGGTCGACGGCGGTTCGTTCCCCTGGCCGGAGGGCGACTACCCCGAGATCACGGAACCGAATCCGGCCTACCACGGCGTCAACTTCTACGAGACGTTCGGCGACATGGCGTTCTCGGTCGTCGCCCGTACCCGCGGCCTGCGCGACCTGGGCAACCAGCAGTCGCCGTTCGACGCCTGGGTCACCCTGCAGAAACTCGAGTCGCTGCCGCTGCGGATGGAGAAACACTGCGAGAACGCGATGGCCGTCGCGGAGTACCTCGAGGACCACCCCGACGTCGAGTGGGTAAACTATCCCGGACTGGAGAGCCACGAGACGCACGAGAACGCACAGAAATACCTCGAGGGCGGCTACGGCGGGATGATTACCTTCGGCCTCGAGGGAGGGTACGACGCCGCCGAAACCGTCTGCAACGAGGTCGACCTCGCGAGCCTGCTGGCGAACGTCGGCGACGCGAAGACGCTGATCATCCACCCCGCGAGCACGACGCACCAGCAACTCACCGAGGAGGAGAAACTGGCCAGCGGCGTCACCGACGACCTCGTGCGCCTCTCGGTCGGTATCGAGGACGTCGACGACGTGATCGCCGACCTCGACCAGGCGATTTCGCAGACGTAGGTGCGGTCGATCGTGTGCCGTTCGCAGCGCACTACGGGCGGCCCCCGTCGTTAAGACGCGGGCCGTTGTGACCCCCCGTATGGCTACGGGCTTGCTGACGCCGGCGGCGGCGGATCGAATCGTCACCACGTGTCGGACGGCTATCGGGGACAGCCTCCGCTCGGTGACCTACTTCACCCGAGACGA carries:
- a CDS encoding O-acetylhomoserine aminocarboxypropyltransferase/cysteine synthase family protein translates to MGDDTDDHEFATDSVHAGQEPDPTTGARAPPLYQTTSYEFEDTEHAAALFGLEETGNIYSRIMNPTNAMLEERIATLEGGVGALATSSGMAAFDLATFILADVGDNIVSSSSLYGGTYTYLTHTVAKRGVETKFVDTLDYEAYEEAIDDDTAFVHLETIGNPALVTPDIERIADIAHDHDVPLFVDNTFATPYLCQPLEHGADLVWNSTTKWLHGAGSTVGGILVDGGSFPWPEGDYPEITEPNPAYHGVNFYETFGDMAFSVVARTRGLRDLGNQQSPFDAWVTLQKLESLPLRMEKHCENAMAVAEYLEDHPDVEWVNYPGLESHETHENAQKYLEGGYGGMITFGLEGGYDAAETVCNEVDLASLLANVGDAKTLIIHPASTTHQQLTEEEKLASGVTDDLVRLSVGIEDVDDVIADLDQAISQT